The proteins below are encoded in one region of Nitrospirota bacterium:
- the ccsB gene encoding c-type cytochrome biogenesis protein CcsB, translating into MLNIIFFKIAIVVYFFGTASFLYYLLSRNETPKRYSFAITGLGFLFHTAALITRSIEASYIPVTSLHEAMSFFSWVLVLAFLLIEYKYRVYVLGSFVIPLTFISLISSAALPMDIKKLDPALQSSWLGIHTILAVMGATAFSISFLAGLMYLMQDRFLKSKSFNILYYKLPSLDLLDDLNYRAISFGFPLLTLGILTGSIWAEFAWGTYWNWDPKQTWSLIVWLFYAALLHVRMSAGWQGKKAAYMAVIGFIGVVFTFVGVNILLHGRHTF; encoded by the coding sequence ATGTTAAATATTATCTTTTTTAAAATAGCTATTGTTGTCTATTTTTTCGGGACAGCATCTTTTTTATACTATCTGCTAAGCAGGAATGAAACTCCTAAGAGGTATTCTTTTGCAATAACAGGGCTGGGATTTCTTTTTCATACTGCCGCACTTATAACCAGGTCAATTGAGGCGTCCTATATTCCGGTTACAAGCCTGCATGAGGCCATGTCGTTTTTTTCATGGGTGCTTGTACTTGCGTTTCTTCTGATTGAATATAAATACAGGGTTTATGTACTCGGCTCTTTTGTAATACCGCTTACGTTTATATCTCTTATATCCTCTGCTGCACTGCCTATGGATATAAAAAAGCTTGACCCTGCACTTCAGAGTTCATGGCTTGGGATTCACACAATACTTGCAGTTATGGGGGCTACTGCCTTTTCCATCTCTTTTCTTGCGGGATTGATGTATCTCATGCAGGATAGATTCCTCAAGTCAAAGAGTTTTAACATACTCTATTATAAACTCCCTTCCCTCGACCTTCTGGATGACCTCAACTACCGTGCCATATCCTTTGGCTTTCCCTTGTTGACACTTGGTATCCTTACCGGTTCCATCTGGGCGGAGTTTGCCTGGGGTACTTACTGGAACTGGGACCCGAAACAGACATGGTCTCTGATAGTGTGGCTTTTTTATGCTGCCTTACTCCATGTTCGTATGTCTGCGGGATGGCAGGGAAAAAAGGCGGCATACATGGCAGTAATCGGATTCATAGGAGTGGTCTTTACCTTTGTTGGAGTAAATATACTCCTGCATGGGAGACACACTTTTTAA
- a CDS encoding DUF192 domain-containing protein, translating into MKPKGKPFKKFIYSFVPASLMSLLLINSVSFSSEHGKVKFNIAGKNYTLLTASTPSERYKGLSGISKLKDADGMIFYFNPAQSTAFWNKNTHLDLELIWIRKGKEAGRNTLPSEDKAGLINLQSPGEVDAVVELVR; encoded by the coding sequence ATGAAACCTAAGGGGAAACCATTTAAAAAATTTATATATAGTTTTGTACCCGCATCTTTAATGAGCCTCCTGTTAATAAACAGCGTGTCTTTCAGCAGCGAACACGGTAAGGTCAAATTTAACATCGCCGGTAAAAACTATACCCTTCTGACAGCATCCACTCCATCAGAAAGGTATAAAGGGCTTTCAGGCATTTCTAAATTGAAAGATGCCGACGGCATGATCTTTTATTTTAACCCGGCGCAAAGTACCGCCTTCTGGAACAAAAACACCCACTTAGACCTGGAGCTTATCTGGATACGTAAGGGAAAGGAAGCCGGCCGTAACACCTTGCCGTCAGAAGACAAGGCCGGCTTAATCAACCTACAATCACCCGGAGAGGTTGATGCTGTGGTTGAGCTGGTGAGATAA